One genomic window of Aquisalimonas sp. 2447 includes the following:
- the hemA gene encoding glutamyl-tRNA reductase, whose amino-acid sequence MPLFTLGLNHKSAPLTVRERVVFDAQRVVPALEQLKERDGVREAALISTCNRTEVYTVLEDSVAANSVLHWLAESHQVDPGWLRPYMYIHQDADMVRHLLRVTPGLDSLVLGEPQIGGQAKTAYQEALNAGTLGRVLDRLFQYAFSVSKQIRTETGIGSNPVSVAFAAVTLARQIFGNLDGYTGLLIGAGETIELTARHLHEQGMRRFIVANRSRERARELAEQYGGQAIDLGALPDHVAEADVIISSTGSQLPLLGKGSVERAVRRRKHKPIFMVDIAVPRDIEPEVGQLDDVYLYTVDDLQEVIADNMRSRQEAARQAEEIIDLQVERFQQWLRSLDSVPAIRRYREQGEAHRDEILARAQRRLNRGDDPAEVMEYLAHTLANRLMHQPTARLREASENGRADLLESGRFLLGIDDQQ is encoded by the coding sequence CGCGACGGGGTCCGGGAGGCGGCACTGATTTCCACCTGCAACCGCACCGAGGTGTACACCGTCCTCGAGGACTCGGTGGCGGCGAACTCCGTCCTGCACTGGCTGGCGGAGTCCCACCAGGTGGATCCGGGCTGGCTGCGCCCCTACATGTACATCCACCAGGACGCGGACATGGTGCGCCACCTGCTCCGCGTCACCCCCGGGCTGGATTCCCTGGTCCTGGGCGAGCCGCAGATCGGCGGTCAGGCGAAGACCGCCTACCAGGAGGCCCTGAATGCCGGCACCCTGGGACGCGTCCTGGATCGCCTGTTCCAGTACGCCTTCTCGGTATCGAAACAGATCCGCACCGAGACCGGCATCGGCTCCAACCCGGTCTCGGTGGCCTTTGCCGCCGTCACCCTTGCCCGGCAGATCTTCGGCAATCTGGACGGCTACACCGGCCTGCTGATCGGCGCCGGGGAAACCATCGAGCTCACCGCCCGTCACCTGCACGAGCAGGGCATGCGCCGGTTCATCGTCGCCAACCGCAGCCGCGAGCGGGCCCGGGAGCTGGCCGAGCAGTATGGCGGTCAAGCCATTGATCTGGGTGCCCTGCCCGACCATGTGGCCGAGGCGGACGTGATCATCTCGTCCACCGGCAGCCAGCTTCCGCTGCTGGGCAAGGGCAGCGTCGAGCGCGCCGTGCGCCGGCGCAAGCACAAGCCGATATTCATGGTGGATATCGCCGTGCCACGGGATATCGAACCGGAAGTGGGCCAGCTTGACGACGTATACCTCTACACGGTGGACGACCTGCAAGAGGTCATCGCCGACAATATGCGGTCCCGCCAGGAGGCCGCGCGGCAGGCCGAGGAGATCATCGACCTGCAGGTGGAGCGTTTCCAGCAATGGCTGCGCAGCCTGGATTCCGTGCCGGCGATCCGGCGCTACCGCGAACAGGGCGAAGCCCACCGCGACGAGATCCTCGCCCGGGCGCAGCGCCGGCTGAACCGGGGCGACGACCCCGCCGAGGTCATGGAGTACCTGGCCCATACCCTGGCCAACCGCCTCATGCACCAGCCAACGGCACGGCTGCGGGAGGCCAGTGAAAACGGCCGTGCTGACCTGCTGGAATCGGGCCGCTTCCTTCTCGGCATCGACGATCAGCAATAG
- the prfA gene encoding peptide chain release factor 1 translates to MKASIHDRLEQLQERFEEISGLMAQPEVIQDQRQFRELSREYARLETLVETFRRYHQTEEQLAAARAMQDDGDAEVRAMAEEETADAEQRLQALERQLEVLLLPTDPNDEANTYLEIRAGTGGDEAALFAGDLYRMYARYAEARSWRLEVISESHGEQGGYKEIIVKLVGDAVYSRLKFESGAHRVQRVPQTESQGRIHTSACTVAVMPEADQLEEIEINANDLKVDTFRASGAGGQHVNKTDSAIRMTHLPTGIVVECQEERSQHKNRAKALAFLQARLMNDQRARQAAEQSEQRRSLVGSGDRSERIRTYNFPQGRVTDHRINLTLYKLEDVMEGDLDPVIGPLIQEHQANQLAAIAGGEQPQ, encoded by the coding sequence GTGAAGGCATCCATCCACGACCGGCTGGAGCAGTTGCAGGAGCGTTTCGAGGAAATCTCGGGGCTCATGGCGCAGCCGGAGGTCATCCAAGACCAGCGACAGTTCCGGGAACTGTCCCGGGAATACGCGCGCCTGGAAACGCTGGTGGAGACGTTCCGCCGCTACCACCAGACGGAGGAGCAACTGGCCGCGGCCCGCGCCATGCAGGATGACGGCGATGCGGAGGTCCGCGCCATGGCCGAAGAGGAAACCGCGGACGCCGAACAGCGCCTGCAGGCACTGGAGCGGCAACTGGAAGTCCTGCTGCTGCCCACCGACCCCAATGACGAGGCCAACACCTACTTGGAGATCCGTGCGGGCACCGGCGGCGACGAGGCTGCCCTGTTCGCCGGCGATCTTTACCGCATGTACGCCCGCTACGCCGAGGCCCGGAGCTGGCGGCTGGAGGTCATCAGCGAGAGCCACGGCGAGCAGGGGGGTTACAAGGAGATTATCGTCAAGCTGGTGGGCGACGCCGTGTACTCCCGGCTCAAGTTCGAGTCCGGCGCCCACCGGGTTCAGCGGGTGCCGCAAACCGAGTCCCAGGGACGCATCCACACCTCTGCGTGCACCGTGGCGGTCATGCCCGAAGCGGACCAGCTGGAAGAGATCGAGATCAATGCCAACGATCTCAAGGTGGACACGTTCCGCGCCTCCGGTGCCGGTGGCCAGCACGTCAACAAGACGGACTCCGCCATCCGCATGACGCATCTGCCCACGGGCATCGTGGTGGAGTGCCAGGAAGAGCGATCGCAGCACAAGAACCGCGCCAAGGCGCTGGCCTTCCTTCAGGCACGGCTCATGAACGACCAGCGCGCCCGGCAGGCGGCCGAGCAGAGCGAGCAGAGACGCTCCCTGGTGGGCAGCGGTGACCGCTCGGAACGCATCCGCACCTACAACTTCCCCCAGGGGCGGGTGACGGACCACCGCATCAATCTCACGTTGTACAAGCTGGAAGACGTCATGGAGGGTGACCTGGACCCGGTGATCGGCCCGCTGATCCAGGAGCACCAGGCGAATCAGCTCGCGGCCATTGCCGGCGGCGAACAACCGCAGTGA